One region of Vitis vinifera cultivar Pinot Noir 40024 chromosome 1, ASM3070453v1 genomic DNA includes:
- the LOC100264569 gene encoding polygalacturonase QRT3, whose protein sequence is MMKGSWAICILLLLSLHKPTFSSIHQKLSEFQSRLQNTALPPFPSLDGSQNGRVFYPIAYGADPTGVNESSDAILSALADAFSIRNGVEMLPGITDLGGVVIDLQGGNYKISKPIRFPAGGGNVLVCQGTLRASDTFPDDEHLIELWSPNSHKLNTSSINPGDFPIIKAQNNPIYYEDITFRDILFDSNNSGGGLFMIDTARIRINNCFFLHFTTQGILVQKGHENFISSSFLGQHSTVGGDRSERDFSGTAIDLAGNDNAVTDVAIFSAAIGVLLRGQANIITGVHCYNKATGFGGVGILVKAGGSLTRISNCYLDFNAIVMEDPSQVHVTNGFFLGDGNVVLKSVQGHVRGLNIVDNMFNGNPSNMKAIVELDGQFTDIDQVVVDRNNAIGMSLKSTVARLTIPGNGTHRVADFSSLLLFPNRINHFQYSVYGQGGSGFVAHSVTNVSNNMLVVESQNPIQGLVSIVVEQ, encoded by the exons ATGATGAAAGGCTCTTGGGCAATATGCATCCTGCTACTCTTATCACTACACAAACCCACATTTTCCTCAATCCACCAGAAGCTCTCGGAGTTTCAAAGCAGGCTTCAGAATACAGCACTACCTCCATTTCCATCACTAGATGGGTCGCAG aaTGGGAGAGTGTTCTACCCTATTGCATATGGGGCTGATCCAACTGGGGTGAATGAGAGCAGTGATGCAATACTCAGTGCTTTGGCTGATGCTTTCAGTATTCGAAATGGGGTTGAGATGTTGCCTGGAATCACTGATTTGGGTGGTGTGGTCATAGATTTACAAGGTGGAAACTACAAGATCAGCAAACCCATTAGGTTTCCGGCTGGTGGAGGAAATGTTCTG GTGTGCCAAGGGACTCTGCGGGCATCAGACACTTTTCCAGACGATGAGCATCTCATTGAATTATGGTCACCAAATTCTCATAAACTCAACACATCCTCCATCAACCCTGGTGATTTCCCCATCATCAAAGCCCAAAACAACCCGATCTACTATGAAGACATCACTTTCAGAGACATCCTCTTCGATTCCAACAACAGCGGAGGTGGTCTTTTCATGATAGACACCGCCAGAATCCGCATCAACAACTGCTTCTTCCTCCACTTCACCACCCAAGGAATTCTAGTCCAGAAAGGCCACGAGAACTTCATTTCCTCCTCCTTTCTCGGCCAGCATTCAACCGTCGGCGGGGACAGGAGCGAGAGAGACTTCTCTGGCACCGCCATTGATCTTGCTGGCAACGACAATGCAGTCACTGATGTCGCCATCTTCTCAGCTGCCATTGGAGTTTTACTCAGAGGACAGGCCAATATAATCACTGGGGTGCACTGCTATAACAAGGCTACGGGCTTTGGAGGCGTTGGGATACTGGTGAAGGCGGGTGGCTCACTTACTAGAATCAGCAACTGTTACTTGGATTTCAATGCGATAGTgatggaagatccaagtcaaGTTCATGTCACAAATGGATTCTTCCTTGGAGATGGAAATGTGGTTCTGAAATCAGTCCAAGGCCATGTCCGAGGTCTCAACATTGTTGATAATATGTTCAATGGCAACCCCTCGAACATGAAGGCCATTGTTGAGCTAGATGGTCAGTTCACTGACATTGATCAGGTGGTTGTGGACAGAAACAATGCGATTGGGATGAGCCTGAAATCGACAGTGGCGAGATTGACAATTCCCGGAAATGGGACTCACAGGGTTGCAGATTTCTCCTCCCTGCTGCTGTTCCCAAACCGGATCAATCATTTTCAGTACTCGGTTTACGGTCAAGGGGGGTCTGGGTTTGTAGCTCATTCAGTGACCAATGTGTCCAATAATATGCTGGTTGTGGAGAGCCAGAATCCTATTCAAGGGCTTGTTTCCATTGTTGTTGAGCAGTGA
- the LOC100259396 gene encoding RING-H2 finger protein ATL73, with protein MTPFSHHLTATLHSYLLVFSLCVLCLPLSAFSVSVFLLTFPSLLITSQLSASHAMSEALPPSPTPSSTPPPLQPHEAATLDFNLVVIVAAMVCFLVCALGLNSTLQCVVRCTRLALTEPVQWAASRRLNSGLKKKDMVALPTSTYSNSGSPSRSSGCVICLADFSDGEKIRVLPKCNHWFHVLCIDKWLLAHSSCPTCRNQLKSNDSLPSLETLITL; from the coding sequence ATGACACCATTTTCCCATCATCTTACCGCAACTCTGCACTCATACTTGTTGGTCTTTTCCTTGTGTGTACTATGTCTCCCCTTGAGTGCCTTCTCCGTCTCTGTCTTCTTACTCACCTTTCCTTCTTTGTTGATCACTTCTCAGCTCAGTGCTTCCCATGCCATGTCTGAGGCTCTACCTCCATCCCCAACTCCCAGCTCCACCCCACCTCCTCTGCAGCCCCATGAAGCAGCTACTCTGGACTTCAACCTTGTGGTGATAGTAGCAGCCATGGTATGCTTCTTGGTCTGCGCTTTAGGCCTCAACTCTACCCTCCAATGTGTGGTCCGCTGCACACGCCTTGCACTCACTGAGCCAGTCCAGTGGGCCGCTTCACGTAGACTGAACTCAGGCTTAAAGAAGAAGGACATGGTAGCTCTGCCAACCTCAACTTACTCCAATTCTGGCTCACCATCAAGGTCTTCAGGCTGTGTTATTTGCTTGGCAGACTTTTCAGATGGGGAGAAGATAAGGGTGCTTCCTAAATGCAACCATTGGTTCCATGTCCTCTGCATTGACAAGTGGCTGCTCGCTCACTCCTCCTGCCCTACTTGCCGGAATCAACTCAAGTCCAATGACTCTCTGCCCTCTTTAGAAACTCTCATAACCTTGTAA
- the LOC100245839 gene encoding choline-phosphate cytidylyltransferase 1 isoform X1 — protein sequence MAKSEENGKPVRVYADGIYDLFHFGHARSLEQAKKLFPNTYLLVGCCNDEVTHKYKGKTVMTGSERYESLRHCRWVDEVIPDAPWVLTQEFIDKHEIDYVAHDSLPYADASGAGKDVYEFVKSIGKFKETKRTDGISTSDIIMRIVKDYNQYVMRNLDRGYTRKDLGVSYVKEKRLRVNMGLKKLHEKVKKHQEKVGEKIQIVAKTAGMHRNEWVENADRFVAGFLEMFEESCHKMGTAIRDRIQEQLKRQQLRGLLYDKEDDDDDDNDDYFYDDSTEEEEYYENEDEK from the exons ATGGCGAAGAGTGAGGAGAACGGAAAACCGGTTCGTGTGTATGCTGATGGCATATACGATCTCTTCCATTTCGGCCATGCCCGCTCTCTTGAGCAAGCCAAGAAACT GTTTCCAAACACATATCTGCTTGTTGGTTGCTGCAATGATGAAGTCACTCACAAATACAAGGGCAAAACTGTTATGACCGGCTCTGAGCGCTATGAATCTCTTCGCCATTGCAG GTGGGTCGATGAGGTTATTCCTGATGCACCATGGGTGCTCACACAAGAGTTCATTGACAAACATGAGATTGATTATGTCGCACACGACTCTCTTCC TTATGCTGATGCAAGTGGAGCTGGAAAAGATGTCTATGAATTT GTTAAGTCCATTGGAAAGTTTAAGGAAACAAAACGTACAGATGGGATCTCTACATCAGATATAATAATGAGGATTGTTAAAGATTATAACCAGTATGTGATGCGTAACTTGGACCGTGGATATACAAGAAAGGATCTTGGTGTTAGCTATGTGAAG GAAAAGAGGCTGAGGGTGAACATGGGATTAAAAAAGCTGCACGAGAAAGTGAAGAAGCATCAAGAAAAAGTGGGAGAAAAG ATACAAATAGTAGCCAAAACTGCTGGTATGCATAGAAATGAATGGGTGGAGAATGCTGATCGATTTGTTGCTGGATTTCTTGAGATGTTTGAAGAAAGTTGCCACAAAATG GGAACGGCCATTAGAGATAGAATTCAGGAGCAACTAAAGAGGCAGCAGTTAAGAGGGCTCCTATATGACAAAGAGGATGATGATGACGACGACAATGATGATTACTTCTATGATGACAGCACCGAAGAAGAAGAATACTACGagaatgaagatgaaaaataa
- the LOC100245839 gene encoding choline-phosphate cytidylyltransferase 1 isoform X2, protein MAKSEENGKPVRVYADGIYDLFHFGHARSLEQAKKLFPNTYLLVGCCNDEVTHKYKGKTVMTGSERYESLRHCRWVDEVIPDAPWVLTQEFIDKHEIDYVAHDSLPYADASGAGKDVYEFEKRLRVNMGLKKLHEKVKKHQEKVGEKIQIVAKTAGMHRNEWVENADRFVAGFLEMFEESCHKMGTAIRDRIQEQLKRQQLRGLLYDKEDDDDDDNDDYFYDDSTEEEEYYENEDEK, encoded by the exons ATGGCGAAGAGTGAGGAGAACGGAAAACCGGTTCGTGTGTATGCTGATGGCATATACGATCTCTTCCATTTCGGCCATGCCCGCTCTCTTGAGCAAGCCAAGAAACT GTTTCCAAACACATATCTGCTTGTTGGTTGCTGCAATGATGAAGTCACTCACAAATACAAGGGCAAAACTGTTATGACCGGCTCTGAGCGCTATGAATCTCTTCGCCATTGCAG GTGGGTCGATGAGGTTATTCCTGATGCACCATGGGTGCTCACACAAGAGTTCATTGACAAACATGAGATTGATTATGTCGCACACGACTCTCTTCC TTATGCTGATGCAAGTGGAGCTGGAAAAGATGTCTATGAATTT GAAAAGAGGCTGAGGGTGAACATGGGATTAAAAAAGCTGCACGAGAAAGTGAAGAAGCATCAAGAAAAAGTGGGAGAAAAG ATACAAATAGTAGCCAAAACTGCTGGTATGCATAGAAATGAATGGGTGGAGAATGCTGATCGATTTGTTGCTGGATTTCTTGAGATGTTTGAAGAAAGTTGCCACAAAATG GGAACGGCCATTAGAGATAGAATTCAGGAGCAACTAAAGAGGCAGCAGTTAAGAGGGCTCCTATATGACAAAGAGGATGATGATGACGACGACAATGATGATTACTTCTATGATGACAGCACCGAAGAAGAAGAATACTACGagaatgaagatgaaaaataa
- the LOC100254274 gene encoding organelle RRM domain-containing protein 6, chloroplastic, whose product MSWHQHCVSVHSNPSLTISWNKKAFNLRASLFDHPLASRIMVTNLSYATSKSSLQEEFSKFGQIVEVDVVKDKAAKRPRGYAFIQYTSQDHAMLALENMDHKYLDGRVVCVELAKPGKNDFGRYPRTCGPPSKKEDETRE is encoded by the exons ATGTCATGGCATCAACACTGTGTTTCAGTCCACAGCAACCCATCTCTCACAATCTCTTGGAACAAGAAAGCTTTCAATCTTAGAGCATCTCTTTTCGATCATCCTCTTGCAAGCAGGATCATGGTTACAA ATTTATCATATGCTACCAGCAAAAGTAGTCTGCAGGAGGAGTTCTCAAAATTCGGCCAGATAGTTGAAG TTGACGTTGTCAAAGACAAAGCTGCAAAGAGGCCAAGAGGCTACGCATTCATCCAATATACCTCTCAAGATCATGCCATGCTTGCCCTAGAAAATATGGATCACAAG TATTTGGATGGCAGGGTGGTCTGCGTGGAACTCGCAAAACCTGGGAAAAATGATTTTGGTAGATACCCTAGAACCTGCGGACCACCCAGCAAGAAGGAAGACGAGACGAGAGAGTGA
- the LOC100242282 gene encoding polygalacturonase QRT3, translating into MEAISVSMLMGLAMAMASLLIIRVSGQDSPVDHFSGGHYSQQMRKMKALKTSLLRRDSVSLPPSSAAAPSPSGSPSQVGSAPRLYLVTSYGADPTGVADSTEAILGALSDAFKGPSDGVLMEGIANLGGARIDLEGGSYLISRPLRFPATGAGNIMIHGGTLKASDNFPADGYLIDLSSSSSNQKKENNQTTVADQLISSSSTYNYEFISLRDLMLDSNYRGGGIAVINSLRTTIDNCYIAHFNTTGILIQGGHETLVHSSFLGQHITAGGDPGERSFSGTAINIVGNDNAITDVVIYSAAVGVMVSGQANTLSGVHCYNKATGFGGTGIYLKLPSLTQTRIVNCYLDYTGIVAEDPVQLHISSSFFLGDAYIVFKSINGVARGVSVVGNMFSGSGKGVEIVQLDQKNGPFKEIDQVVVDGNNVNGMKVRATVGRDSTQGNGTSWSIDFNPILLFPNHIRHVQYSLLTTAGSSFPLHALRNVSGNRVVIESNVAVPASVFVTVDQ; encoded by the exons ATGGAAGCAATATCAGTGTCTATGTTAATGGGGTTGGCCATGGCCATGGCTAGCTTGCTTATAATCCGGGTTTCCGGCCAAGATTCTCCGGTGGATCACTTTTCCGGGGGACATTACAGCCAACAAATGCGAAAAATGAAAGCCCTGAAGACCTCATTGCTCCGCCGTGACTCGGTTTCTCTTCCCCCGAGCTCAGCCGCTGCTCCTTCTCCTAGCGGGAGTCCTTCACAG GTCGGATCAGCTCCACGTCTGTATCTCGTGACATCGTACGGTGCGGATCCAACGGGAGTGGCCGATAGTACGGAGGCCATTCTTGGGGCGTTATCGGACGCGTTTAAGGGGCCCAGTGACGGGGTCTTGATGGAGGGAATTGCAAATCTGGGAGGTGCACGGATTGATCTGGAAGGCGGCAGTTACCTGATCAGCAGACCCCTGAGGTTTCCGGCCACCGGCGCTGGAAACATAATG ATCCATGGAGGAACACTGAAAGCATCGGATAATTTTCCGGCTGATGGCTACCTCATTGATTTATCTTCTAGCTCTAGCAAccagaagaaagaaaacaaccAGACCACCGTGGCTGACCAGCTAATTTCTTCATCATCAACCTATAACTACGAATTCATCAGCCTCAGAGACCTCATGTTGGATTCCAACTACCGGGGCGGCGGCATTGCAGTCATAAACTCTCTCAGAACCACCATAGACAACTGCTACATCGCCCATTTCAACACCACCGGAATCCTCATCCAAGGTGGCCACGAGACCCTCGTCCACAGCTCCTTCCTCGGTCAGCACATCACCGCCGGGGGCGACCCCGGTGAGAGGAGCTTTTCCGGCACGGCCATAAACATCGTCGGCAACGATAACGCCATCACCGACGTGGTAATATATTCAGCGGCAGTGGGCGTGATGGTGTCCGGCCAAGCCAACACCCTCTCCGGGGTTCACTGCTATAACAAAGCCACTGGGTTCGGGGGCACCGGGATATACCTCAAGCTGCCGAGCTTGACACAGACCCGGATCGTGAACTGTTACTTGGACTACACCGGGATTGTTGCAGAAGACCCAGTTCAGCTACATATCTCTAGCAGCTTCTTCCTGGGCGATGCCTACATCGTCTTCAAGTCCATTAATGGCGTAGCCAGAGGGGTCAGCGTGGTGGGCAACATGTTCAGTGGGTCAGGAAAAGGGGTGGAGATTGTTCAGTTGGATCAGAAGAATGGACCCTTCAAGGAGATTGATCAAGTGGTTGTCGATGGAAACAATGTGAATGGAATGAAGGTGAGAGCCACAGTTGGAAGGGACTCAACTCAAGGTAATGGAACCTCATGGAGTATTGACTTCAATCCAATTCTTCTGTTTCCTAACCATATAAGACATGTACAATACTCCCTCCTAACTACCGCTGGCTCCTCCTTCCCTCTCCATGCCCTGAGAAATGTGTCCGGTAACCGGGTTGTGATCGAATCCAATGTTGCAGTTCCGGCAAGTGTTTTTGTCACGGTGGATCAATGA